A DNA window from Fodinibius sp. Rm-B-1B1-1 contains the following coding sequences:
- a CDS encoding transglutaminase-like domain-containing protein, with protein MTSTKAAANSSQGDAAASIIAHRKQYPGIEGVLELASQLVTKYTGREDIRGLALKITRKVPRNINTGLPDLRNVDQIAGAIYKWITKNINYVRDPWNIERIQSPDVTIRQKAGDCDDHAILSAALLQSLGIQTGFRIVSRTGRTYDHIYTVFRSPEGWKSFDTTVAKYPGFRFDERLIKKSKHLPNRMPDGLGIDPVTLTAAASSALQMGVTMKPLFSKWFGAKDKGERTQRGQWRDYLMVRGVRSDVISFSQKDNAILQQYAMVIQEHGQPAVDYLNKYGSLDNSFLANQQQSRNKKWLLYGGLSAGLLTLGGISYWALNH; from the coding sequence GTGACGAGCACTAAGGCGGCAGCAAACTCCTCCCAAGGAGATGCTGCCGCCTCTATTATTGCCCACCGCAAGCAATACCCGGGAATCGAAGGCGTCCTGGAACTGGCTTCCCAGCTTGTTACCAAATATACCGGACGCGAGGATATCCGCGGACTAGCGCTAAAAATTACCCGCAAGGTTCCCAGGAATATTAACACCGGTCTTCCTGACCTGCGGAATGTAGATCAAATTGCGGGTGCCATTTACAAGTGGATAACGAAAAATATCAACTACGTGCGCGATCCATGGAATATCGAGCGGATCCAATCCCCCGATGTCACCATCCGGCAAAAAGCCGGAGATTGCGACGACCACGCGATTCTGTCAGCGGCCCTGCTGCAAAGCCTGGGCATCCAAACCGGCTTTCGGATTGTCAGCCGAACAGGACGAACCTATGACCATATTTATACCGTTTTCCGATCCCCAGAAGGGTGGAAATCCTTTGATACGACCGTTGCTAAATATCCCGGGTTCAGGTTTGACGAGCGGCTGATCAAAAAGTCCAAGCACCTGCCCAACCGGATGCCGGATGGATTAGGCATTGATCCCGTTACCCTCACCGCTGCGGCTTCGTCAGCACTGCAAATGGGCGTCACCATGAAACCACTGTTTTCCAAATGGTTTGGCGCCAAAGATAAGGGCGAACGCACCCAGCGCGGACAATGGCGCGATTACCTGATGGTCCGAGGGGTCCGTTCGGACGTGATTTCATTTTCCCAAAAGGATAACGCCATCCTCCAGCAGTACGCTATGGTAATTCAAGAGCACGGACAACCGGCCGTTGATTACCTGAACAAATATGGAAGTTTGGACAACAGCTTTCTGGCCAACCAACAACAATCTCGAAACAAAAAATGGCTCCTGTACGGCGGACTCTCAGCCGGGCTTCTCACGCTTGGCGGGATCAGCTACTGGGCCCTCAACCATTAA